A single genomic interval of Trinickia acidisoli harbors:
- a CDS encoding alpha-1,4-glucan--maltose-1-phosphate maltosyltransferase produces MEYRHAYAPRIYFLHPLLVGPLEAWPAHFERAAALGFDHVLIGSPFATGQAGHSQLTADHARLHAIFGTADDADNGLRRLAEAARAAGLALLVDVVLDRVAADGELLRTHPQWFHPYEPARVRLDPRHARHEDNAAYANFGDPHAAAQFGRWWNERLIALTDAGVAGFRFDSPHRVPIDMWLELRAAVHARREDVRMLAATPGLARDDLARLERAQFDSVFSSVRWWDFRETWLAEEHAALARVGAPIAFPEAPYGSRLSSEFAYAADAVVIERAYRRAIVTSVSLGTGWLVPMGFEYGVAEPLSHTSGNAQRYRDACAAARFDLCDAIKQANALQRQTPLLATVGEARQLSAAGSNVAAMLRGDCFDLRDARTAVLLVVNPDLSRPAFLEPARLLDGVPGNFAAFKPLGRPCRDEAEPLPACALDPGEARIYRAQPCPNVAARRATKRGATALAMEALAAPRIAIESVTPSVDGGRFVAKRVVGEEIEIGAAIFGEGHDKIAAAVIWRAIDETAWRETPMQPAEPAGLDLWQGRITLTRVGRHEFTVVAWRDDFASLVDHIRKKLDANQSVELELEEARHLLARILAEAETADETGAQQQIHQEHRGHEAQHAAIAELKRIAMRFGNASHAARLEAVLAPETAEAVAKSRHRPFLTRDATIYRIDAERAAARFASWYEIFPRSMSRDPTRHGTFDDVIAQLPRIRDMGFDVLYFPPIHPIGKINRKGRNNTLKAQPDDVGSPYAIGSDEGGHTAVHPELGTLDDFKRMLCAAHANGLEIALDFAIQCAPDHPWLTEHATWFAWRPDGTLRYAENPPKKYQDIVNPEFYAHDAKPALWLALRDIIAFWIDAGVRIFRVDNPHTKPLPFWEWMIADIRSREPGVIFLSEAFTRPRLMYRLAKLGFSQSYTYFTWRESKRDFTEYLTELTQTNVREFFRPNFFVNTPDINPRHLQAQGRAGFMIRAALAATLSGLWGVYCGFELCEAAALPSSEEYLDSEKYQLRAWDWHRPGNIVDVVTALNRIRRANPALHSHLGLTFLTAHNDRVLFFEKATRSRENVILVAISLDPFGPQDTDLELPWHMFEHWRMQEWDALAVADLVTGQRFEWRGRRQHVRIEPDARPFAIWRIAPAAGLPRDERAHTAASPIGHDGHSGHGASEMHHEA; encoded by the coding sequence ATGGAATATCGTCACGCCTATGCGCCGCGGATTTACTTTCTTCACCCTCTACTCGTCGGGCCGCTCGAGGCTTGGCCCGCTCACTTCGAGCGCGCGGCGGCACTCGGCTTCGACCACGTCCTGATCGGCTCGCCTTTCGCCACGGGGCAAGCCGGCCACTCGCAGCTCACCGCCGATCACGCACGGCTGCACGCGATCTTCGGCACCGCCGACGATGCCGACAACGGCCTGCGTCGACTTGCGGAGGCTGCCCGCGCCGCGGGTCTCGCATTGCTCGTCGACGTCGTGCTCGATCGGGTCGCGGCCGACGGCGAACTGCTGCGCACGCATCCGCAATGGTTTCATCCCTACGAGCCGGCGCGCGTTCGGCTCGATCCGCGCCATGCGCGCCACGAGGACAACGCGGCCTATGCCAACTTCGGCGATCCGCACGCTGCGGCGCAGTTCGGCCGCTGGTGGAACGAGCGGCTCATCGCGCTGACCGATGCCGGCGTGGCCGGCTTCCGCTTCGACTCGCCGCATCGCGTGCCGATCGACATGTGGCTCGAACTGCGCGCGGCAGTGCATGCGCGGCGCGAGGACGTGCGTATGCTGGCCGCGACGCCGGGGCTTGCGCGCGACGATCTCGCGCGCCTCGAGCGAGCGCAGTTCGACAGCGTCTTTTCGTCCGTGCGCTGGTGGGATTTCCGCGAAACCTGGCTGGCCGAGGAACATGCGGCGCTCGCGCGCGTCGGCGCGCCGATCGCGTTTCCCGAAGCGCCCTATGGGTCGCGCCTTTCGAGTGAATTCGCCTATGCCGCGGATGCGGTCGTAATCGAGCGCGCCTATCGCCGCGCAATCGTGACGAGTGTCTCGCTCGGCACCGGCTGGCTCGTGCCGATGGGCTTCGAATATGGGGTTGCAGAGCCGCTCTCGCACACGAGCGGCAATGCGCAGCGGTACCGCGACGCGTGCGCGGCCGCGCGCTTCGATCTATGCGACGCCATCAAACAGGCCAACGCGCTGCAACGGCAAACGCCTTTGCTGGCAACCGTCGGTGAAGCGCGGCAACTTTCGGCGGCCGGATCGAATGTCGCCGCGATGCTCCGCGGCGACTGCTTCGACCTACGCGATGCGCGCACGGCCGTGCTGCTCGTCGTCAACCCCGACTTGAGCCGGCCGGCGTTCCTCGAGCCGGCTCGCTTGCTCGACGGCGTTCCCGGCAACTTCGCGGCGTTCAAGCCGCTCGGGCGCCCATGCAGGGACGAAGCCGAGCCGCTGCCCGCCTGTGCCCTCGACCCGGGCGAAGCGCGCATCTATCGCGCGCAGCCGTGCCCGAACGTGGCCGCGCGGCGCGCCACGAAGCGCGGCGCAACGGCCTTGGCTATGGAAGCACTCGCCGCGCCACGCATCGCGATCGAAAGCGTCACGCCCAGCGTCGACGGCGGGCGTTTCGTCGCGAAGCGCGTCGTGGGAGAAGAGATCGAAATCGGCGCGGCAATCTTCGGCGAAGGCCACGACAAGATCGCGGCCGCCGTGATCTGGCGCGCCATCGATGAAACCGCCTGGCGCGAGACCCCGATGCAACCGGCCGAGCCCGCCGGTCTCGACCTTTGGCAAGGCCGCATCACGCTCACGCGCGTCGGTCGCCATGAGTTCACGGTCGTTGCATGGCGCGACGATTTCGCTTCGCTCGTCGATCACATCCGCAAAAAGCTCGATGCCAATCAATCGGTCGAACTCGAACTCGAAGAGGCGCGCCATCTGCTAGCCCGCATATTGGCCGAGGCCGAGACGGCCGACGAAACGGGCGCGCAACAGCAGATTCATCAAGAGCATCGCGGACACGAAGCGCAGCACGCTGCCATCGCCGAACTGAAGCGCATCGCGATGCGCTTCGGCAATGCGAGCCACGCAGCGCGGCTCGAAGCCGTACTTGCACCCGAGACGGCCGAAGCCGTCGCGAAGTCGCGACATCGCCCGTTTCTCACACGCGATGCGACGATCTATCGCATCGACGCCGAACGCGCCGCGGCTCGTTTCGCAAGCTGGTACGAGATCTTCCCGCGTTCGATGAGCCGCGATCCCACGCGCCACGGCACGTTCGACGACGTGATCGCACAACTGCCGCGCATTCGGGACATGGGCTTCGACGTCCTTTACTTCCCGCCGATCCATCCGATCGGCAAGATCAATCGCAAGGGCCGCAACAACACGCTCAAAGCGCAGCCGGACGACGTCGGCAGCCCGTATGCGATCGGCAGCGACGAAGGTGGTCACACGGCCGTGCACCCCGAACTCGGCACGCTCGACGACTTCAAGCGCATGCTTTGCGCCGCCCATGCGAACGGGCTCGAAATCGCACTCGACTTCGCGATTCAATGCGCACCCGATCACCCGTGGCTGACCGAGCACGCGACGTGGTTCGCGTGGCGACCCGACGGCACGCTGCGCTACGCCGAGAATCCGCCGAAGAAGTACCAGGACATCGTCAATCCCGAGTTCTACGCGCACGATGCCAAGCCCGCGCTGTGGCTCGCGCTGCGCGACATCATCGCGTTCTGGATCGATGCGGGCGTGCGGATCTTTCGCGTCGACAATCCGCACACGAAACCGTTGCCGTTCTGGGAGTGGATGATCGCCGATATTCGTTCGCGCGAGCCCGGTGTCATCTTCCTCTCGGAAGCATTCACGCGCCCGCGCCTCATGTACCGCCTCGCGAAGCTCGGCTTTTCCCAGTCGTACACCTACTTCACGTGGCGCGAATCGAAACGCGATTTCACGGAGTACCTGACCGAGCTCACGCAGACGAACGTGCGCGAGTTCTTCCGGCCGAACTTCTTCGTCAATACGCCCGACATCAATCCTCGCCATCTGCAGGCGCAAGGTCGCGCCGGCTTCATGATCCGCGCGGCCTTGGCCGCCACGCTGTCCGGCCTATGGGGTGTCTATTGCGGCTTCGAGTTGTGCGAAGCGGCCGCCTTGCCGAGCAGCGAGGAATATCTCGACTCGGAGAAGTATCAGTTGCGCGCGTGGGATTGGCATCGACCCGGCAATATCGTCGACGTGGTCACCGCGCTCAATCGCATTCGGCGTGCCAATCCCGCACTGCATTCGCATCTGGGTCTCACGTTCCTGACCGCTCACAACGACCGCGTTCTCTTTTTCGAAAAGGCGACGCGCTCGCGCGAAAACGTGATTCTCGTCGCGATCAGCCTCGATCCGTTCGGGCCGCAAGACACCGATCTCGAACTGCCCTGGCACATGTTCGAGCACTGGCGCATGCAGGAATGGGACGCGCTTGCCGTCGCCGATCTCGTCACGGGCCAGCGCTTCGAATGGCGCGGCCGGCGGCAGCACGTAAGGATCGAGCCCGACGCGCGGCCTTTCGCCATTTGGCGTATCGCGCCCGCCGCGGGTTTGCCGCGCGACGAGCGTGCCCATACGGCCGCGAGCCCAATCGGACACGATGGACACAGCGGACACGGCGCCTCGGAGATGCACCATGAAGCGTGA
- the treS gene encoding maltose alpha-D-glucosyltransferase has translation MKREDQSLDSAAAQSESGKRARASRRAAGAPLSDDPLWYKDAIIYQVHVKSFFDANNDGVGDFPGLIAKLDYIAELGVNTIWLLPFYPSPRRDDGYDIADYRGVHPDYGTLADLRHLIQGAHARGMRVVTELVINHTSDQHPWFQRARRAKPGSNHRNYYVWSDTDKKYEGTRVIFIDTEPSNWTHDPVAGAYYWHRFYSHQPDLNFDNPAVLREVLQVMRFWLDMGIDGLRLDAVPYLVEREGTSNENLPETHAILKRIRATIDAEYPNRMLLAEANQWPEDVQEYFGQEDECHMAFHFPLMPRIYMAIASEDRFPITDIMRQTPELPPTCQWAIFLRNHDELTLEMVTDSERDYLWNTYASDRRARLNLGIRRRLAPLMERDRRRIELINSLLLSMPGTPVIYYGDELGMGDNIHLGDRDGVRTPMQWSSDRNGGFSRADPEQLVLPPVMGTLYGFDAVNVEAQTRDPHSLLNWTRRMLATRRSKRAFGRGTVRFLRPSNRKILAYLREMEGEAPILCVTNLSRAPQAVELDLSEFAGRVPVEMTADSVFPAIGQLTYLLTFPPYGFLWFMLCNSEDSPSRSQPGSEQLPEFVTLVLRTGQTGPTPENVRLLESEVLPSYLSRRRWFASKDQKLHAVRLAALTTIPDAGFAFTEIEADVGRHTERYVLPLAISWGADTTVPLFTQLALARVRRGRTIGHLTDAFSLPLFAHGVLQKLREHAAVPTVQKSEIRFVPTARFPELSELGDSPEIRWISAEQSNSSLVMGERAVLKLVRRLIGGIHPEAEMSRHLTEIGYANTAPLFGEVVRVDPQGVPHTLALLQGFIENQGDAWNWVLDYLRRVIDELALAPETDEPDPEKFDGYRALTGMIGRRLGELHAALAAPCDDPAFAPETATRADIRGWVEGARTMLERALDVLATEGGKEGSKEGALMGHEMRTLAQELVDRRAALVEALERHVPRDVDAQRIRVHGDFHLGQVLIAQNDVYLIDFEGEPARSLDERRMKRSPLVDVAGMLRSLSYASAAAQPVSENAPTQTADRKRALFERFREEGQQGFLAGYREAVGHAARPLVSPDVEAVLLDLFLVEKASYEVRYEAANRPTWLGLPLRGLAALASRLLGDARDDGEASAPEQP, from the coding sequence ATGAAGCGTGAAGATCAATCCCTGGATTCGGCCGCCGCGCAGTCGGAGTCGGGAAAACGCGCGCGCGCTTCGCGGCGCGCGGCGGGCGCACCGTTGTCGGACGATCCGCTGTGGTACAAGGACGCGATCATCTATCAGGTGCACGTGAAGTCGTTCTTCGATGCGAACAACGACGGCGTCGGCGATTTCCCCGGCCTCATCGCCAAGCTCGACTACATCGCCGAGCTCGGCGTCAACACGATCTGGCTGCTGCCGTTCTATCCGTCGCCGCGCCGCGACGATGGCTACGACATCGCCGATTATCGCGGCGTGCACCCCGATTACGGCACGCTCGCCGACTTGCGCCACCTCATCCAAGGCGCGCACGCGCGCGGCATGCGTGTCGTGACCGAGCTCGTCATCAATCACACGTCCGATCAGCACCCGTGGTTCCAACGCGCGCGCCGCGCCAAGCCCGGGTCCAATCATCGCAATTACTACGTGTGGTCCGATACGGACAAGAAGTATGAAGGCACGCGCGTCATCTTCATCGATACCGAGCCGTCGAACTGGACGCACGACCCCGTCGCGGGCGCCTATTACTGGCATCGCTTCTACTCGCATCAACCCGATCTGAACTTCGACAACCCCGCCGTGCTGCGCGAAGTGCTGCAAGTCATGCGCTTTTGGCTCGACATGGGCATCGACGGACTGCGGCTCGATGCAGTGCCTTACCTCGTGGAGCGAGAAGGCACGAGCAACGAGAATCTGCCGGAAACGCACGCGATCCTCAAGCGCATTCGCGCCACGATCGACGCCGAGTATCCGAACCGGATGCTGCTTGCCGAGGCCAACCAATGGCCGGAGGACGTGCAGGAATACTTCGGCCAGGAAGACGAATGTCACATGGCGTTTCACTTCCCGCTGATGCCGCGCATCTACATGGCGATCGCGAGCGAGGATCGTTTTCCGATCACCGACATCATGCGGCAAACGCCGGAGCTGCCGCCCACGTGCCAATGGGCCATCTTCCTGCGCAACCACGACGAGCTCACGCTCGAGATGGTGACCGATTCCGAACGCGACTACTTGTGGAATACCTACGCGAGCGACCGGCGCGCGCGGCTCAATCTCGGCATTCGTCGACGGCTCGCGCCGCTGATGGAGCGCGATCGGCGCCGCATCGAACTCATCAACTCGCTGCTGTTGTCGATGCCGGGCACGCCCGTGATCTACTACGGCGACGAGCTCGGCATGGGCGACAACATCCACCTCGGCGACCGCGACGGCGTCCGCACGCCGATGCAATGGTCGTCGGACCGCAATGGCGGCTTTTCGCGCGCGGACCCCGAGCAACTCGTCCTGCCACCCGTCATGGGCACCCTGTACGGCTTCGACGCCGTCAACGTGGAAGCGCAGACGCGCGACCCGCACTCGCTGCTGAACTGGACGCGCCGCATGCTGGCCACGCGCCGCTCGAAACGCGCGTTCGGTCGCGGTACGGTCCGCTTCCTGCGCCCGTCGAACCGCAAGATACTCGCGTATCTGCGCGAAATGGAAGGCGAGGCGCCGATTCTTTGCGTGACGAATCTTTCGCGCGCGCCGCAGGCGGTCGAGCTCGATCTGTCCGAATTCGCCGGCCGCGTACCCGTCGAGATGACGGCCGATTCGGTGTTTCCGGCGATCGGCCAGCTCACGTATCTGTTGACGTTTCCGCCCTACGGCTTCCTTTGGTTCATGCTCTGCAACAGCGAGGATAGCCCGTCGCGGTCGCAGCCCGGCTCCGAGCAATTGCCGGAGTTCGTCACGCTCGTGCTGCGCACGGGACAAACGGGCCCCACGCCCGAAAACGTGCGGCTGCTCGAATCGGAAGTGTTGCCCTCCTATCTCAGCCGTCGCCGCTGGTTCGCCTCGAAGGACCAAAAGCTTCACGCGGTGCGGCTCGCCGCGCTAACGACGATCCCCGACGCCGGTTTCGCCTTCACGGAGATCGAAGCCGACGTCGGGCGCCATACCGAACGCTACGTGTTGCCGCTGGCGATTTCATGGGGCGCGGATACGACCGTCCCGCTGTTCACGCAGCTTGCGCTCGCGCGCGTTCGACGCGGACGCACCATCGGGCATTTGACCGACGCCTTCTCCCTGCCGCTGTTCGCGCACGGCGTGCTGCAGAAGTTGCGCGAGCATGCAGCCGTGCCCACCGTCCAAAAGAGCGAGATCCGCTTCGTCCCAACGGCACGTTTTCCAGAACTCAGCGAGCTAGGCGACTCGCCGGAAATTCGCTGGATTTCGGCGGAGCAAAGCAACAGTTCGCTCGTGATGGGCGAGCGCGCCGTTCTCAAGCTCGTGCGGCGCTTGATCGGCGGTATTCATCCCGAAGCGGAAATGAGCCGGCATCTGACCGAGATCGGCTATGCGAATACAGCCCCCCTCTTCGGCGAGGTGGTGCGCGTCGATCCGCAAGGGGTACCGCACACGCTCGCGCTGCTGCAAGGATTCATCGAGAACCAAGGCGATGCGTGGAACTGGGTGCTCGACTATCTGCGCCGCGTGATCGATGAGCTTGCACTCGCGCCCGAAACCGACGAACCCGATCCGGAGAAATTCGACGGCTACCGCGCGCTGACCGGCATGATCGGCCGCCGCCTCGGCGAATTGCATGCGGCGCTGGCCGCGCCGTGCGACGACCCTGCGTTCGCGCCCGAGACGGCCACGCGAGCCGATATTCGCGGCTGGGTGGAGGGCGCGCGCACGATGCTCGAGCGCGCGCTCGACGTGCTGGCGACAGAAGGGGGAAAAGAAGGATCGAAAGAAGGGGCATTGATGGGCCATGAGATGCGCACGCTGGCGCAAGAACTCGTCGATCGGCGTGCGGCGCTCGTCGAAGCCCTCGAACGGCACGTGCCGCGCGACGTCGACGCGCAACGCATCCGCGTGCATGGCGATTTTCATTTGGGTCAAGTGCTGATCGCGCAAAACGACGTCTATCTCATCGACTTCGAGGGCGAGCCTGCTCGCAGTCTCGATGAGCGGCGCATGAAGCGCAGCCCGCTCGTCGACGTGGCCGGCATGCTGCGCTCGCTCTCGTATGCGAGCGCGGCGGCACAGCCCGTGTCGGAAAACGCGCCGACTCAGACGGCCGATCGCAAGCGCGCGCTGTTCGAACGCTTCCGCGAAGAAGGCCAGCAAGGTTTCCTCGCCGGCTATCGCGAGGCGGTCGGTCATGCCGCGCGTCCGCTCGTCTCGCCCGACGTCGAAGCCGTCCTGCTCGATCTGTTTCTCGTCGAGAAGGCCTCCTATGAAGTGCGCTACGAAGCCGCCAACCGGCCCACCTGGCTCGGGCTACCGCTACGCGGCCTCGCCGCGCTGGCCTCGCGGCTGCTCGGCGACGCTCGCGACGATGGCGAAGCCTCGGCGCCCGAGCAACCGTGA
- the glgB gene encoding 1,4-alpha-glucan branching protein GlgB gives MSDRDPNVGMHSVDIEALVDGRHPDPFSQLGPHRTAAGDTVRTLLPGAASVSVIASANGECIGKLAQIDSRGLFAGLVERDEPYRLRIDWHGVEQEIEDTYSFGPVLSEDALARLARADPYAVLDCLGARPCTVEGIPGVRFAVWAPNARRVSVIGDFNTWDGRRHPMRLRHVAGVWELFVPRLAAGARYKYEIVSRDGRTLPLKADPCALQTERTPATGSVVADWSGLEQFPWTDGAWIANRAARQSARAPIAIYEVHAESWLRVEEDGRRGLDWYELADRLIPYALGMGFTHVEFLPIAEHPFGGSWGYQPLSPFAPSARFGPPQGFAHFVNRAHEAGLGVILDWVSAHFPNDAHGLIQFDGTPLYEHADPREGYHQDWNTMIYNLGRNEVSAFLVASALAWLLRYHVDGLRVDAVASMLYRDYSRAEGQWVPNIHGGRENLEAISFLKRVNHEVGYAPGVPGAVTIAEESTAWPGVTAQPEDGGLGFHFKWNMGWMHDTLHYMHENPIYRRYHHHNMTFGMVYAYSERFVLPLSHDEVVHGKGSLLGKMPGDRWQQFANLRAYFGFMWTHPGKKLLFMGGEFAQYAEFDHDASPHWHLLDEPLHHGVQTLVRDLNRLYAADPALHALDAEPGGFEWLVGDDNANSVFAYRRCDGAGREITVVCNFTPVPRHGYRIGMQRPGWWSEVLNTDAAVYGGSNLGNGGGVVTEEVASHGKPQSAVLTLPPLATIVLRAA, from the coding sequence ATCTCCGATCGCGATCCGAACGTAGGCATGCATTCCGTCGACATCGAAGCGCTCGTCGACGGCCGCCACCCCGATCCGTTCTCGCAGCTCGGACCGCACCGCACCGCCGCGGGCGACACCGTGCGAACGCTATTGCCGGGCGCGGCGAGCGTCTCCGTCATCGCAAGCGCAAACGGCGAGTGCATCGGCAAGCTGGCCCAGATCGATTCGCGCGGGCTCTTCGCCGGGCTCGTGGAGCGCGACGAACCCTATCGACTCCGCATCGACTGGCATGGCGTCGAGCAAGAGATCGAGGATACTTATTCGTTCGGTCCCGTGCTATCCGAAGACGCGCTCGCGCGCCTCGCGCGCGCCGATCCGTATGCGGTGCTCGATTGCCTCGGCGCGCGGCCCTGCACGGTCGAAGGCATACCGGGCGTACGCTTCGCCGTCTGGGCGCCGAACGCGCGGCGGGTATCGGTCATCGGCGACTTCAACACGTGGGATGGCCGCCGTCATCCGATGCGGTTGCGGCACGTGGCCGGCGTCTGGGAACTGTTCGTGCCCCGGCTCGCGGCCGGTGCGCGCTACAAGTACGAGATCGTCTCGCGCGACGGTCGCACGCTGCCGCTCAAGGCCGATCCGTGCGCATTGCAAACGGAACGCACGCCGGCGACGGGCTCGGTCGTTGCCGATTGGAGCGGGCTCGAACAATTCCCGTGGACGGACGGCGCCTGGATCGCAAATCGAGCGGCCCGGCAAAGCGCACGGGCGCCGATCGCCATTTACGAGGTGCATGCCGAATCGTGGCTGCGCGTCGAGGAGGACGGCCGCCGCGGTCTCGATTGGTACGAACTCGCGGACCGCCTGATTCCGTACGCACTCGGGATGGGCTTCACGCACGTCGAGTTCTTGCCGATCGCGGAACATCCGTTCGGCGGCTCGTGGGGCTACCAGCCGCTGTCGCCGTTCGCGCCGTCGGCGCGCTTCGGTCCGCCGCAGGGGTTCGCGCATTTCGTCAATCGCGCGCATGAGGCGGGGCTCGGCGTGATCCTCGATTGGGTCAGCGCGCACTTTCCGAACGATGCGCACGGCCTCATCCAATTCGACGGCACCCCGCTCTATGAGCACGCGGATCCGCGCGAGGGGTACCACCAAGACTGGAACACGATGATCTACAACCTCGGCCGCAACGAGGTCAGCGCGTTCCTGGTCGCATCGGCCCTCGCGTGGTTGTTGCGCTATCACGTCGACGGGCTGCGCGTCGATGCCGTCGCTTCGATGCTCTATCGCGATTACTCGCGCGCCGAAGGCCAGTGGGTGCCGAACATCCATGGGGGCCGCGAAAATCTCGAGGCGATCTCGTTCTTGAAGCGCGTCAATCATGAAGTCGGATACGCCCCCGGCGTGCCGGGTGCGGTGACGATCGCCGAAGAATCGACGGCATGGCCCGGCGTGACGGCGCAGCCCGAGGACGGCGGCCTCGGCTTCCACTTCAAGTGGAACATGGGCTGGATGCACGACACGCTCCATTACATGCACGAGAACCCGATTTATCGCCGCTATCACCATCACAACATGACGTTCGGGATGGTCTATGCGTACTCCGAGCGTTTCGTCCTACCGCTCTCGCACGACGAAGTCGTCCACGGCAAGGGCTCGCTGCTCGGCAAGATGCCCGGCGATCGCTGGCAGCAGTTCGCGAACCTGCGTGCGTACTTCGGCTTCATGTGGACGCACCCCGGCAAAAAGCTGCTGTTCATGGGCGGCGAATTCGCGCAGTACGCCGAATTCGATCACGACGCCTCGCCGCATTGGCATCTGCTCGACGAGCCGCTGCATCACGGCGTGCAAACGCTCGTGCGCGACCTGAACCGGCTCTATGCCGCCGATCCGGCGCTGCATGCGCTCGACGCCGAGCCGGGCGGCTTCGAATGGCTCGTCGGCGACGACAACGCGAACAGCGTCTTCGCTTATCGCCGCTGCGACGGCGCGGGGCGCGAAATCACGGTCGTCTGCAATTTCACGCCCGTGCCGCGTCACGGCTATCGCATCGGCATGCAACGCCCCGGCTGGTGGAGCGAAGTGCTGAACACGGACGCAGCCGTGTACGGCGGCTCGAACCTGGGCAACGGCGGGGGTGTCGTCACCGAAGAAGTGGCGAGCCACGGCAAGCCGCAATCGGCCGTCCTCACGCTGCCGCCGCTCGCCACGATCGTGTTGCGCGCGGCGTAA